The following are encoded together in the Ovis aries strain OAR_USU_Benz2616 breed Rambouillet chromosome 15, ARS-UI_Ramb_v3.0, whole genome shotgun sequence genome:
- the LOC101108857 gene encoding olfactory receptor 2AG1-like → MELYNSTVESGFILVGILTDSGSPELLCATISVLYMLALTSNGLLLLVITMDVRLHVPMYLLLSQLSLMDLMLTSAVIPKTLVDYLRGENAISFEGCALQMFLVLTLGGAEGLLLAFMAYDRYVAICHPLNYMVLMRPRICWLMVATPWTLAFLNSVIHTSYTMHFPFCMTRQIRHLLCEIPPLLKLACADTSRYEFMVYVSGSVFLMPSLAAILASYTFVLVAVLHMSSGEGRQKALFTCSSHLTVVGMYYGAAMFMYVQPSSHHSPQQDNILSVFYIIITPALNPLIYSLRNKEVMGAFRRVLGRFSLIQDGGCQCHIEAL, encoded by the coding sequence atggagCTCTATAACTCCACCGTGGAAAGTGGTTTCATCTTGGTGGGGATTCTGACTGACAGTGGGTCTCCTGAGCTGCTCTGTGCCACAATCTCAGTCCTGTACATGCTGGCCCTCACCAGCAATGGTCTGCTGCTTCTGGTCATCACAATGGATGTCCGGCTCCATGTGCCCATGTACCTCCTGCTCAGCCAGCTTTCTCTCATGGATTTGATGCTTACATCTGCAGTTATTCCTAAAACACTTGTGGATTATCTGCGTGGAGAGAATGCCATCTCCTTTGAGGGCTGTGCCCTTCAGATGTTCCTAGTACTGACCCTGGGTGGTGCAGAGGGCCTCTTACTGGCCTTCATGGCCTATGACAGGTATGTGGCCATTTGTCATCCTTTGAACTACATGGTCCTCATGAGGCCCAGGATCTGCTGGCTCATGGTGGCCACCCCTTGGACCCTGGCATTCCTGAATTCTGTGATACACACTTCATATACCATGCATTTTCCTTTCTGCATGACCCGGCAAATCAGGCACCTCCTCTGTGAGATCCCACCCTTGCTGAAATTGGCCTGTGCAGATACCTCCAGATATGAGTTCATGGTGTATGTGTCAGGGTCCGTCTTTCTCATGCCTTCCCTTGCTGCCATCCTTGCCTCCTATACGTTTGTCCTAGTTGCTGTCCTCCACATGTCCTCAGGAGAGGGAAGGCAGAAAGCCCTCTTCACATGTTCTTCTCACCTGACTGTGGTGGGAATGTACTATGGAGCTGCCATGTTTATGTATGTCCAGCCCAGCTCCCACCACAGTCCCCAACAGGACAACATCCTCTCTGTATTTTACATTATCATTACTCCAGCACTGAACCCTCTCATCTATAGTCTGAGAAACAAGGAGGTAATGGGGGCCTTCAGGAGAGTATTAGGGAGGTTTTCTCTTATCCAGGATGGTGGCTGCCAGTGTCATATTGAAGCCCTATAA